The Brasilonema sennae CENA114 genome includes a region encoding these proteins:
- a CDS encoding Spy/CpxP family protein refolding chaperone, which translates to MFLHRTTFIIAATMIALGTSIALAKPNSMLPQVLAQNPAPTKRPQRGQAGWLKDLNLTPQQIQQIKTIRTQSKDQTAQKRQAIRQAQQELKALMAATASKDQVRDKYNQLRTLRQELADIQFDNTLAIREVLNPEQRQKFAEQMHNKR; encoded by the coding sequence ATGTTTCTCCATCGTACTACTTTTATAATTGCGGCTACAATGATTGCTCTTGGTACTAGTATCGCTCTTGCCAAGCCAAATTCAATGTTACCTCAAGTCCTTGCTCAAAACCCCGCACCTACAAAGCGTCCGCAACGTGGTCAAGCTGGGTGGTTGAAGGATTTAAACCTGACACCACAGCAGATACAACAAATTAAAACGATTCGTACTCAATCCAAAGACCAAACTGCCCAAAAAAGACAGGCAATTCGTCAAGCGCAGCAGGAATTGAAAGCTCTCATGGCAGCGACAGCATCCAAAGACCAAGTGCGCGATAAATATAACCAACTCAGAACGCTCAGACAGGAGCTTGCTGATATTCAGTTTGACAATACACTTGCCATCCGAGAAGTTTTGAACCCAGAACAACGGCAGAAGTTTGCTGAGCAAATGCACAACAAACGGTAG
- a CDS encoding sigma-70 family RNA polymerase sigma factor, producing MPLNVSKESQFNGNSENESDSYLVQQCLCGNSESFRQLYRRHQQRVRSILYQLCDPSYLDDLVQEVFLRAWKGLPKFRGTAKFSTWLYRIAWNVASDQRQRVIQGRTQLQTLTEKTPIQEDAPDLMDLHYQDLVQRGLANLSFDHRTILVLHDLEEVPQKEVAQILNIPLGTVKSRLFHARAAMRQFLQQQGVLL from the coding sequence GTGCCACTTAACGTTTCAAAAGAAAGTCAATTCAACGGTAACTCAGAAAACGAATCTGATAGTTACTTGGTGCAACAATGTCTTTGTGGCAACTCTGAAAGTTTTCGTCAGCTTTACCGTCGCCATCAGCAGCGAGTGAGGTCAATCCTTTATCAGCTGTGCGATCCATCTTACCTGGATGATTTGGTGCAGGAGGTGTTTTTAAGAGCTTGGAAAGGTTTGCCCAAGTTTCGAGGAACGGCAAAATTCTCCACCTGGCTTTACCGGATTGCTTGGAATGTGGCTTCTGACCAGCGACAGAGAGTAATTCAAGGGCGGACTCAATTACAGACCCTTACTGAAAAAACTCCTATTCAAGAAGATGCCCCGGATCTAATGGATTTGCATTATCAAGATTTGGTGCAGAGGGGACTAGCAAATTTGAGCTTTGACCATCGCACGATTTTGGTTTTGCATGACTTAGAGGAAGTACCTCAAAAAGAGGTAGCTCAAATCTTAAACATTCCTTTGGGAACAGTCAAGTCACGCCTATTCCACGCCCGTGCTGCCATGCGTCAATTTCTTCAGCAACAAGGAGTGCTGTTATGA